From the genome of Solanum lycopersicum chromosome 7, SLM_r2.1:
TTGAAGTCTCTAATACCACCTCCAACGGTTAATGGCACAAAAACATTCTCTGATGCATACCTCAATACCTAAATGGCAAATCAAGTAGAACAAACTATCACAAAACATCATCTTTATCGGGAACAATTAATCAGAATATTGAACTAAAGAACACACCTGCAACATTGGCAGATCACCCAAGGGAAAGTCTCGGAAAGCAGTAATATTTAAAAAGCTAACCTAAACCACAGAAAGCAACTAATAAGTCTAGGGTCAGGTTAGAGTAACATAAGAGTTACAGATAACTAATGCTAAGATAAACCTCATCTGCCCCATCCTTGTAATACTGTCCAGCAAGATCCACGGGCTTGCCAAGGTTTCTCACCTTCAGGAAAGACaatcatttttaaataaaggaATGTAGTGAAAAAATAGAATCAAGTAAGACATCCACATGGGTTTTTTAAAGAGTAGATGTCTACAAAATTTATGCTTTTGGTGTAACGGCGATATAGTAGATAACTTAGATCAGCTGATGGAATTTATAGGTGTTTTATAAATCAACTGATACAGCTATACAAAAGCTTGTAAGTTTTTGGATACCTCCTTGGTATCTTATCCTCAAAAGAGAAGAATTAAGTGCCTGACACCAAGAACCTTTGAGGACACAAAGCAGCTCGCTAACAAGCTTCCTCGTTATCTTTCTATTGTTCCTTCTGTTTTCATTCAGATAATTTACAAGTATGAGTCCTGAACCACTTATCACAGAGAGCCAACAGCTCTGGCAGCCTAAGAACTTACAATCTTATAGCTTCCGTTTTCTAATCTCAGAGCAATAGATTGGACAAAAAATAAGAACTAgcaatttttttccctttaacagcggaagaatacatccctttattttttcgatataaGAAAATGACAGTTTATTTTCCTCATAATCTTTTTTACATCTCTTGATGATCTCCTTTTCTAAATAAGTTCTGTCGGCTCTCAGTTTTGTCCACTTTCAACTGTCTGCAGACCAACTCCAATGTTGAACAGCCTAAAAGATTAATTTGAACTGGCAGAGCTCAAAAGGAGATGATGGTTAAACAATGACTAATGCTCACTTACCTCATTTTCTTCTGTATTCTCTCTAACATCGTATTGGTCTCCTTTGGTTACAACCAAGTCACCCTTATCATTTGTCCTCACATCAAGACATGCAATAACCTAAGTAGTCACAAAATTCACTAACTTCagcaatacaaataaataaaaattctgaGAAATAAGTTACTACTAAGATGAATATGACCTACCCGCTTTGCAAGTTTAGAGGCATTCCCTTGGACCAGCTTCTGTCTTGCAGAAAGCTTTCATGTGTTAGATGCTTTGAACAGTTAGCTTGAGAAGTAAAGCACTAAGTCATAAGCATCATTAATACCTGCGTTCTCCCGGATTTTGGATTCAAGAACCTCCTCAATACAGAAAGGCCAACATCTGGAAACATTGTTCCACCAGTTTAAGGAGATAATGATTATAAGAAGACAAAAATTAAAGCTCAAGGGGTTGTGTGTGTATGCTTGTGTATATCacatatttttgttctttttctgtGTGTGCACGCCTACACAtactctctctctttatttacaACTTTAATATTGTGTTTGACCATAAAGATCAAAATTAAAGAGGGTCATTTTTGTGCTCTTCAAAAATGAGAAAACAAATTTAAGTATCAATGAACGACATGCAAAAGGTTAAAAGGGCCTATAATATTGATAatgatcttaaatttttttcgGCTATATCCTTAACATATTCTCCGTTGATGTTTGGAGGACTGTGCTTACATTATGATCACTTCCATGCCCTCTATGCTACATTCATCagataaaacataatttaaattgaTCAAACATAATTAGGTTAACAAGAATTTTGTCAtaattgtttcttttctttcatgCTTCAAAAATTTTGAGGAAATCACTGTACCACCGCTCTTCTCAGGATGAAACTGAACGGCATGGACATTTCCTCTCTGAATGGATGCTATGAAATCGTCACCATACTTGCAGGTCGATGATATCCACTCTCTATTTTCATCTGACTAAATTACGAGAAATGTTAGAATCAAGCTTCTTGCGCATGTactaaataaacttaaaaattagaaaaaaagagGATGGAATCactatcaatatatatttactcAATGAGAATTAGTACCGGCATTGCCCGATAAGAATGTACGAAATAGACATGTGAATTTCCAACGTCATCCAAAATTTGAGTATCTTTTGCTATTTCAAGTGCATTCCAGCCAATGTGAGGTACTCTGATCCCTTTAGAAGAGTCAAAACGTCCAACTACTCCAGGAATCAAACCAAGACCCTTTACTGATAAACGTGTTACAAAGTCAGTTTCTCAGATGAAGCGGCTATATGTTACAACGATGCATGAAATTGAGGGCAAGCAAACAGAGATATATATATTAGAGAGTAACGATCACTTGAATTTGGGGGATGGACTATGCAATGGAAATTATCATCAAAATATACTTTGGAACTGGAAAAGTGAAACCAAAGGACTCAATGTATGACATCAATAAGGTAACAATGTAAAGCTGGTAGATGGCCCAATTTCATTTCCTTTGGTATTAAAACTCTTGTAGCTACAACTGCAAGCCTTGGATCCTCATCCATGATGATATTCCAAAATACACAACCATTTTAAGTGCTAAAATGATCCTGTCTGCTCTTGCAGCATACATTAATCTCATACTTCATAAGTTAAGCATCTCGCTGCATGAGGTTCCTCTTTAAAGTTAGAAAAAAAGCCACTTCACTAGAACTCATTTAATTATCAAATGTCTAAAGCCATAAATATACTTAATGTTAATTTGTGACCTTGTCCATTTTCTTCACTTGACTCAAAAAGTAGCTGCAGTCCAAGACAAATGCCTAGGAATGGGCGATCTTGCTCAATGTAAGCACAAAGTGCTTCAGCCATTCTGCAGAACAATTATCCCCATAATTTTCAGCAaagccaaaaaataataatatggagtgagaaaataaaacagaagaacaaaatagagatgCATGAACTTTCTGTAGACATGTTCTTATCGCTGCAAAAGCtttaaccaaaataaattaGTACTATGTATTTTTAACTGGTTCGTCAAATATGGTGTTGGTGTGTCTTTATTAGTACTTTTTTTGCAGAAAAAGCCGTAAATACAAAATACTGGTTGATCAATCTCAATCAAATACTATCTTTTTACATGTATATGAAGCAAGAGGTTGTATTGTCCCAAAAGCCAGAACCATgcttaagttttaaatttctcaTATGGCGATACAGtaatttaaatgtttatttacAATGAGAAGTACAGAAAAAATAAACAGTTCCATCCCTATGTGTAGTATGGATGAAAACCATACCCCTTCTTGTTTAGCACATCCATGGCAGGAGCAAAAGCACCAACCCCAGGAAAAATGAGTCGTTTTGCTTTCAAAATGTCCTGTGGTGTTTGGACCTGGAAGACgttgaaaaagaaaaggtaTGCAAAGAGCTTAATCAAAATGAAAAAGGTACGGAAAGAGAGTAGAGAAGAGtagaaaaaaactgaaaatgcATGCATACTTTCTCCATTTTGGCTTTGGCACGCTCATGTAATAAACTTTTCACACCTCCCCAcaataattaaacataaattattcCATGATTCATAAGTTAAAGCACAGAGATTGAGGTGCATGGATATACTCAAATTCTCGAAGTACATACACGCTTAAGGTTCATATGACAAAGAGCAAATTCTCGAAATACAAACACTTAAAGGTTGATatgacaaaaagaaaataatatatgaagggcaaaaaaaactgaaaatccATTCAGTTGTTGCTCACCAAGACACTGGGAAACAACAAGCCACGGTAATTTCAGTTCCACTACTTTATAAGAGTGCAAACTTCATTTGTATGAACATAAGAGTAACACTGAACTAAGTAAATGATGTGCATAAGGAAAACTAATTTGGTGCGATGAATACATAATACGTTCATCTTTGACTTGCATTTCTCTTAATTTCCTACAAATACACCTCAATTTTAAATACtcaaattagaaataaaagcCACAACAGCAAAAGCAGAGAAAGTACATCTTTGATGTCGAAACCGAGATATTTAATTGCATTCCTGACACTCCGCACATTGCCAGCACCATAATCAAGTAGAGTTACCACTGCAAAACAATTATAGCAACAAGCATTACAGTCTCGTAAGCTGCTTATCATCAAATTAAGCCATCATTTCACATATAATTAACAGTGTTCAAGTGTTTCTGCTCATTGATTTATAGTACTCAACATACCAGAATCATCGGCACTGGTGGCGGAAGCGCGGGCTGAGAAGCTTCTGGAAGATTTGTAGTTCAGAGGTTTCGCATTAGGCTTGTAACGCAGGAAACGAAGAGATTGAGAAGTGGAGGAATAAGATGAAAACGGTGTCGTCGTTGATGAAGCAGAAGTGAAACTGGCCGCCTCCATTTTCTCTTCTTCGAGCTTTCTGGTTCATCAGTGTAATAAAAGTATTGTGTTAATTTAGCTGGAATTCAAAGAATggctattttttaaaacttgacGGAACCAAAAATGAAAAGGTTCTAATTGGTAATGGATTTTGAGTCCATATTGAGAAACTTATTGATTTGGGCCTTGAGCCCATGTTTTAGAAGGCCTTGAGTGGTATTTTGTGCCTACTTggaatatttttaagaaaatgactaGGGCTGGGCATAAACACCGAAAAATTGAAACATCGAATCGAACTGaacttttttgatattttggttttgatttttgattcgGTAATCGGTATacgtttttgtattttttggtattCCATTCGATTTTCTGTATGTAAATTTGTGTTATTCGGTATTTTGATTtaccaaaatatattatattataatatgtatttatattatattaattattaatgttaataaatattataatttaaaataaaaaataaaaaagtaaaagacacTTTTTGATGTAACTATTTTTAGCCCATTAagctgaaaaatcaaaaataaattataaatttttaaattttaaaaagtccACTAAGCAGGCCTATTAAAAAACTGAAATAACAAAATCGAATTGAACCGAAATAATTCGATTCGGTATTCGTACACGTCGTACAAGAACCGAAAacctaaaaaattgaaattgaaccAAATTACCGAATGCTCACCCCTAAAAATGACAACTTTAATTTGGCCTCAACTAACACCTCAACTTTGAACGACGTGGACaggtagacacttaaacttatataaacttGAACATGTACAGACTCATACATGACATAATATGTATCAGTTTGAGTGTTGTCACGCGAAATGTCATGTAGAATGTATGTttctacttgtgcacactcaaAGATAGAACACATAAATGTTAACTAAAGTCAAATTAAAGAGCACGTTTGttgcttctttcaaattttatgtGCTAATTCTTGAATGTCACATTATTATGTCGTTGACTTTGAATGTGTTACTTGAATCAATGATTTATAGGAAATAACATTATTACCTTCATGAGATATGGACAAAGTTAGAGTACAAATCATCAATCTGAAATCTTCGATAGTGTGATTATATTGAATATGTGCAATGTTGTTACGATTCTTGAAAgtcattataatattatatgaacGTCACTTTCTATGATATTTTAGATGAATCGAGTAATATAAAAAACaatgattttatataaaaaatgatttattaaatttaatgtaataaaatacaatttgaGTTATTATTCATTAAAGTTGAACCAAGTAAGAATTTGAAATCGAAAGCTCCAAGCTATCAAATGTGATTGGTTGGATATTCATGGTGGTTGATTTTCAAGAACTATTTTGATTGTCAAAAATGTTGGCCaagtatttttctttcaaatattctgtaaaaaaaatattttaacataaaaagtaTATTCACAAGTACAATACCccaaacaacttttttttaaaaaaaaattattatagaaaAGGTAGCATCACGATTCACTCCTAAGGATACAAATAAAAGTAGTTCATGATTAGAAGAatatagaataatataaaataaaatgaaaagaggaATATAGTCAAAATACAAATGGATaggaaaaaatatgataattgaaaGAGGGTATAATCCTTACATATACTAGGTGAAGTCATTGCTTTAGTCAGGATTATGACATTAATTTATATGCTTTATTTTTCATGAcccaagaagaaaaaaagggggggggggggatttatttgaatattttggtACTATGTAGCATATTCTTTATAATTCCAATCTATAATCATGGGAATATGGTGACAAATTTCATGTTGTTGTTATAATTCAGCAAAGTATTGTTAATTTCCAAGACTGATCATGGTTATTGTTTAATAGTCAAGGCTAGTGGGTGACAAAATCAATGcattttaatttatctaaattttaatttttattgaacgAATTTAACTCGAAATAActtatcaaatattaatcaaaataagtCAAGTTGCAATTTTAAACCAAACACACAAAATCAAATTTAGAAATTAgaaagttaaaaaaagaaaaaaagtttcaattatttattcaaaaaggaaaataaaaaggagGGAGATAGTGTGTTGTGACTTGTGACCCGTTATTTGATCCATTAAGCAAATTTTAATAGATCAATTTATGACCTTTTAATAAATTCTATCTAGCATAAATCTAAACATAATTCATCCATTTGACACACGTCTAATATACATAATAGAATGATGCGAAATTGAAATTGTactaaacaaatattttcttttcaaaatttaaaatttataaattcaaaattctcGATTGATACATAATGATTTGATACGTTACTTGCCTCTGTATTATTTCTATTTGGTCGGTTTGTAGATAAGAAGTAGTACGTCCACAACAATATGGAGCTTGACATAACCACCCCACTAGTATGGCTTGTGGACCAACACTAATTGCACCATTTGGAAAAAGTCAAGTGTTCTTTGCCTCTTCAAAGTATGAAATAATTGTTTGGCAAATTGAGTAAAACTTAATAAACCAACCCCTATTCTTCCAAACtccaaaagacaaaaaaaaaaaagaaaaattaatgttgCCTAATTCAAAGTGAATTTCAATGAGTTTACTATATAGTCTACGGAagaaaatataactttaatttctcCGTTGgcctcatttttttaatttttattttagttcatttgAATTACAAATGtctaaattgataatttatacGTATTAAACAGATCTCGTGAGATAACTACATAAGTTACTAAGTTCGGTCTGTTCCTGCATGTGTGCAACACTTATATTAAAAGTTTCAATCGATTAATTTGGATGTACAACACGAAAGTATGCGCAAAGTTGCTTTGATAGCTACATGTTTCAATAGAAGTCAATTGTCTTCgctcaaatatatttatgttaaaatttcttctaatacacataaaatacaGAACCTAACCAGCAAAACTAATCATGATCCGAAACACATgaactaaatttatttatttatgttttgctTCCACTTTCtttatatatgttaattaaattttgagtatAATTACAAGCAAAATTTACTAGATATCATCGAATCTTTGATTTTAACACTGACTTCATTCCTTTGTGTATAACGCATAAAAAGAAAAACgtctatattataattttttcttatacatataattataattcaagACTTCTGATTAAGCGTGGAAGAACGATCTTATTCAATTCATCATTACACTTGGTGGTCCGTTGACTTCATTTCATATCTCTAATAAACACCTAATCTATTCAAAATAAAGAAGGTTTCAAAATGCTATGGCCCAATAGAAGAAAAACGATATAATTTTCCCCGTTGACCTCATAAGTTGCGCCCATTCACCTAATCTTATTCAAACTTTTAGAATGCTCCAAATACAATGGCCAAAAATTACTTGACTATACTTTTCCTCCAAAAAGTCCATTGTGTTCACACTCAACAGAACAATTactacttcaaaaaaaaaagtccacGCACACTGTTTCATGTTTAGAAAAGTAGAACTCATATGGTGATGTAATATCTGCTTTTTTCGTCAACgatttatattattgatttcaaattcAGATAAAGAACAAAAGTTAGcaagataattttttataatattatagaGAACATATTTAGTGTATAATAGTGAATAGTATCGAGTGGTTTTACTTAACTTAGAAAAAggctaaaaagttaaaaataaagttaagagACTTATAAAATATCTTTACACGACATGTACATGTAATTAAATCTAATTAATTCTAGCCTTGtgatttacaatatttttccaTGTCACAAAGACACAAAGTGACAAAACTAGTACTTACTGGCATTTATCCGTTTGCCTTGTTAATGATAAATTACAATTGAGTATAATCCTACCAGTCGAGTCTACAGACTGGTTACATATTACACAAATCTTATTTCTGTCTCGTGTGGATAtagagattatttttaaaaaattattgaatttaaaaagaagaaatatgacAACTAACGTCAAATGAGAAAATGAATACATAATTGGACCAAAAAATTTCAATCTTTTCATTTCAGAATCATTGAATTCAGATACAAAAACATCTCCAACAATCTCAGgagaaataatcaaatttatactaCTATTAACCGTATGAAAAATGCTAATAATCTCATAGTTAATGCAATCAACTAAAAGAGCTTCTAAGTTCAGTGAGTCCACAATCTCATCTTCAGGAAAAATTATTGACACTGATGTATCCATATCCAACAATTCTCCAAAATCATCGATCATCTCGCAGTTTTGCTCTGAAATTATCGATTTTTCTTCTGTTTCGTTGCTTCTAACTGTCACCCAATCTTCATCCTCAATCCAATTAGGCATCAAAGAGCATGATATTCCCTCAGTACCAATCAATTGTCTGATCCTATCTGCAGCAGAATCAATGGTGTTGGTTGACTCGAATGAAGACGATTCCATCACCTCGAACGAATTCCAAAACCCCTGATCCAAAATGCTTGTAGGAGAATCCCTCTTCAATTCTTCAAATTTCCATGAATTTGTCTCTACAGATTGCAAAAACGGATGTTGAAGAAGTTGTTTAGCAGTCCAACGCTGGTTCGGGCATTTCATCAAGCATTTACCGAGAAATTCTGTGGCATCCTTTGACATATTGTTTGGGAATTGTGGCATATCCCCTGAATAACCAATTCTATACAGAGCAGAAACAGGATCATTGATCTCACACCAAGGAACTAATCCTGTAGCCATCTCAATAATTGTACAACCAAAAGCCCAAATATCAGCCGCAAATCCTTGTTCTTCGCTTCGAGCAACTTCAGGTGCCATAAAAGCCGGTGTACCGGAAAATCCAGAATTTTTTCCATCTTTCATCAATTTCGCACATCCCAAATCAGCAATTTTAACATTCCCATTTTCACAAATCAAAATGTTCTGCCCTTTCACATCACAATGCACAATCCCAATGGAGTGAAGATAATCCAATCCCTGTAAGATTTGTTGAGCGTATAATTTGATCATACATTCATTCAACGAACCTCCTTGTCTCTTAATCAAATCAGAAAGAGTTCCACCTTGTACATACTCCATAAACATATTATAAACTTGTTCATTTTGTTCAAAACCGAAGCACTTAACTAAAAACGGGGAATTCAACTGAGAAACAAGAGAATACTCTCTTTGCAAACAAGATTGTTCAGTAGATTTAACAGCAAAGACTACTCCAGAAGAATCGGTAGCGAGTGAAACAGTGGCCGAAGAGCCACGGCCAATTATCGGACCACGAATCCACTCCATTGAATCGATTGACTCAGCTCAATTGATACTTTGATAGTATAGAAAAATGGAAGAGAAGTTTAGGTATATGAACTCAACTTTAGGcaaatttgttatatataatgAAAGAAAAGTATATGCTTTGTGGTGATATTTATATGGTGGAAAATATTTTGCCTACAAATGCAGCTAAGTAGTTAATGGCTATTGAGTGGAGTTGGGGTCTTTTATAAGTAGGTGAAGTGTACAAAGAATCTTCATTGTATTTGAACCAATGACAGCAATGTATTTGCTTTTGTGTACTTTTCACTATAAAagtcttttccttcttttgtaaCCGGAAGATTagagtataaatttaaaatttatgaatttcacATAATTATCAGAATAATATGCAcgtttattaaaattattgaattcagTCGAGTTTACAAGCTTTACGCCTTGCGTGTAGCATCTAAGGATATAGTAacgaaacaaattaaaaatcataaaatttctaGTTATTTTCAAGCGaagataaaagatttttttatagtatttctttttttatttcaatttataacGTTCAGtttaatttttagttagttgtcaaaagaataaatttgattttaaaattcgCATTTTATCCTAgtgaaatgatttataattaaaattaaaagtttttttttagattATGTAGCAAATCAAACTACatcatatcaattaaaataaagcaattaaataatttttttgacacATATAAGTGATGATTAATACAATTACTCTTTATCTACATatcaattaaaaacaataaatattgataaaattaatcaaaatacatTCAAATTATCGGTATAAAATTTCCTGCCTTTGTAATTTTGCCTCTTCATTCTTAGTTAGAGGCAAGAAAAAAACTAAGTGAAGAGTGAACCACGTGTTGGAAGGAAGAACAGTTGACAGCTTTGGCCGACTGCGGACTGCTGAGCGACGTTAGCTATAATATGAATTGTGGTTCATTAGTGAGAGTATTCTAATTCTTAATTAGAagttttgagtttgaatttctgaatatgaaaaaaattatatttgaaatattattttaagttgtCTCTATAATATGCAATTGGGATTTAATCAAAGCTTTAATTTGAACCTCAGACgtcgaaaaattaaaaaaaaaaggcgTCCACGTGAAGACACGTATCACCGCTATCGTAAAATCATATTTCTCTGCTTTCCACTTCACATTGCGGCGCGTTTTACTGTTTGCGCAAGGGACCGCGCTTTTAAATCTTTACCGAGTAAAGTCCTATACTAATTAATATGGGGAGcctttaactttattttattctatGTGAAAGCTATTATTAGTTCAAAAGAGttaaataactaataattaCTTTCCGTCCCTTCTGTTttatattataagtcattttttttatttgtatttatattaagaaataagatgattttatttttatgtcctTATTTAATAGTTGCATATGTTTTAAGATTAGGCGAAGTAAATATGCTTCAAGATTAATTGATAGAGAcatgatgaataaaaattatagtacataattattttaattatttctaatatttttaatatatttatgtttaataaTAACTTTGATTTTAAATGCTCGTTTTtcatttattgaaataattataatcataatacataattttGGTTTTTCTCAAATCATTAATTTTAGTAAAAggttttttacaaaaaaattatagtaagtTGAATTATATCGCataaattgtgataaaaataataatttttaaatattattagttaTATGGGATTGTAaatagtttttaatataatttataaatctgtatatttttatataatagacataaataataatatctaaATTCACTTTAAGATAATTGTATTGACTTCTTGTACTTAAAATCTCTTCACTTAATTAAGAAGAAAGAAATAGCTTGGCCAATTTTTCAAGAAGCAAAAGTTGAGATATTTGACAATATAAATATCTTTGAATAGTGGCAGAAGCTTGAAGAAGTAATTTCACTTTTTGTAAGTTTGGCAAAGTAAAATTgactattttaatattaatgagGGTGTTTTTccaattaatcaaaattcaaaattacactttttagaagtattagttttttttcaaaacatttttgacaagatatatttttaaaaatttaatcaaacagATTATAAATCGAATTCGAAAAAGGTCAATTCAAGTCTAAGGAAGACTCAGCAAGTCTTTGCGCGATTGCAGTTTTTTCAATGTGCTTACAAATGTGAAactaagaataaaatggtatgttcacatgatca
Proteins encoded in this window:
- the LOC101268295 gene encoding imidazole glycerol phosphate synthase hisHF, chloroplastic isoform X1 — protein: MEAASFTSASSTTTPFSSYSSTSQSLRFLRYKPNAKPLNYKSSRSFSARASATSADDSVVTLLDYGAGNVRSVRNAIKYLGFDIKDVQTPQDILKAKRLIFPGVGAFAPAMDVLNKKGMAEALCAYIEQDRPFLGICLGLQLLFESSEENGQVKGLGLIPGVVGRFDSSKGIRVPHIGWNALEIAKDTQILDDVGNSHVYFVHSYRAMPSDENREWISSTCKYGDDFIASIQRGNVHAVQFHPEKSGDVGLSVLRRFLNPKSGRTQKLVQGNASKLAKRVIACLDVRTNDKGDLVVTKGDQYDVRENTEENEVRNLGKPVDLAGQYYKDGADEVSFLNITAFRDFPLGDLPMLQVLRYASENVFVPLTVGGGIRDFKDANGRYYSSLEVASEYFRSGADKISIGSDAVYAAEEYLKSGVKTGKSSLEQISRVYGNQAVVVSIDPRRVYVKDPKAVEFRTVKVRNPGPNGEEYAWYQCTVSGGREGRPIGAYELAKAVEELGAGEILLNCIDCDGQGKGFDIDLIKLVSDAVSIPVIASSGAGAVEHFTEVFRETNASAALAAGIFHRKEVPIQAVKEHLSEEGIECRHNIQRHLFFYFFWEYLHVTRQLENSREMQ
- the LOC101268295 gene encoding imidazole glycerol phosphate synthase hisHF, chloroplastic isoform X3, whose protein sequence is MEAASFTSASSTTTPFSSYSSTSQSLRFLRYKPNAKPLNYKSSRSFSARASATSADDSVVTLLDYGAGNVRSVRNAIKYLGFDIKDVQTPQDILKAKRLIFPGVGAFAPAMDVLNKKGMAEALCAYIEQDRPFLGICLGLQLLFESSEENGQVKGLGLIPGVVGRFDSSKGIRVPHIGWNALEIAKDTQILDDVGNSHVYFVHSYRAMPSDENREWISSTCKYGDDFIASIQRGNVHAVQFHPEKSGDVGLSVLRRFLNPKSGRTQKLVQGNASKLAKRVIACLDVRTNDKGDLVVTKGDQYDVRENTEENEVRNLGKPVDLAGQYYKDGADEVSFLNITAFRDFPLGDLPMLQVLRYASENVFVPLTVGGGIRDFKDANGRYYSSLEVASEYFRSGADKISIGSDAVYAAEEYLKSGVKTGKSSLEQISRVYGNQAVVVSIDPRRVYVKDPKAVEFRTVKVRNPGPNGEEYAWYQCTVSGGREGRPIGAYELAKAVEELGAGEILLNCIDCDGQGKGFDIDLIKLVSDAVSIPVIASSGAGAVEHFTEVFRETNASAALAAGIFHRKEVPIQAVKEHLSEEGIEVRM
- the LOC101268295 gene encoding imidazole glycerol phosphate synthase hisHF, chloroplastic isoform X2, with translation MEAASFTSASSTTTPFSSYSSTSQSLRFLRYKPNAKPLNYKSSRSFSARASATSADDSVVTLLDYGAGNVRSVRNAIKYLGFDIKDVQTPQDILKAKRLIFPGVGAFAPAMDVLNKKGMAEALCAYIEQDRPFLGICLGLQLLFESSEENGQVKGLGLIPGVVGRFDSSKGIRVPHIGWNALEIAKDTQILDDVGNSHVYFVHSYRAMPSDENREWISSTCKYGDDFIASIQRGNVHAVQFHPEKSGDVGLSVLRRFLNPKSGRTQKLVQGNASKLAKRVIACLDVRTNDKGDLVVTKGDQYDVRENTEENEVRNLGKPVDLAGQYYKDGADEVLRYASENVFVPLTVGGGIRDFKDANGRYYSSLEVASEYFRSGADKISIGSDAVYAAEEYLKSGVKTGKSSLEQISRVYGNQAVVVSIDPRRVYVKDPKAVEFRTVKVRNPGPNGEEYAWYQCTVSGGREGRPIGAYELAKAVEELGAGEILLNCIDCDGQGKGFDIDLIKLVSDAVSIPVIASSGAGAVEHFTEVFRETNASAALAAGIFHRKEVPIQAVKEHLSEEGIECRHNIQRHLFFYFFWEYLHVTRQLENSREMQ
- the LOC101265257 gene encoding mitogen-activated protein kinase kinase kinase 18-like — encoded protein: MEWIRGPIIGRGSSATVSLATDSSGVVFAVKSTEQSCLQREYSLVSQLNSPFLVKCFGFEQNEQVYNMFMEYVQGGTLSDLIKRQGGSLNECMIKLYAQQILQGLDYLHSIGIVHCDVKGQNILICENGNVKIADLGCAKLMKDGKNSGFSGTPAFMAPEVARSEEQGFAADIWAFGCTIIEMATGLVPWCEINDPVSALYRIGYSGDMPQFPNNMSKDATEFLGKCLMKCPNQRWTAKQLLQHPFLQSVETNSWKFEELKRDSPTSILDQGFWNSFEVMESSSFESTNTIDSAADRIRQLIGTEGISCSLMPNWIEDEDWVTVRSNETEEKSIISEQNCEMIDDFGELLDMDTSVSIIFPEDEIVDSLNLEALLVDCINYEIISIFHTVNSSINLIISPEIVGDVFVSEFNDSEMKRLKFFGPIMYSFSHLTLVVIFLLFKFNNFLKIISISTRDRNKICVICNQSVDSTGRIILNCNLSLTRQTDKCQ